Proteins from one Lonchura striata isolate bLonStr1 chromosome 28, bLonStr1.mat, whole genome shotgun sequence genomic window:
- the UPF1 gene encoding regulator of nonsense transcripts 1 isoform X2, whose protein sequence is MSVEAYGPSSQTLTFLDTEEAELLGADTQGSEFEFTDFTLPSQTQTPPGPGQAGPAQGQGAPGAGQGAPGPLEAQVNGPDGILQNGAVDENVAKTSQLLAELNFEEDEEDTYYTKDLPVHACSYCGIHDPACVVYCNTSKKWFCNGRGNTSGSHIVNHLVRAKCKEVTLHKDGPLGETVLECYNCGCRNVFLLGFIPAKADSVVVLLCRQPCASQSSLKDINWDSSQWQPLIQDRCFLSWLVKIPSEQEQLRARQITAQQINKLEELWKENPSATLEDLEKPGVDEEPQHVLLRYEDAYQYQNIFGPLVKLEADYDKKLKESQTQDNITVRWDLGLNKKRIAYFTLPKTDSDMRLMQGDEICLRYKGDLAPLWKGIGHVIKVPDNYGDEIAIELRSSVGAPVEVTHNFQVDFVWKSTSFDRMQSALKTFAVDETSVSGYIYHKLLGHEVEDVIIKCQLPKRFTAQGLPDLNHSQVYAVKTVLQRPLSLIQGPPGTGKTVTSATIVYHLARQGNGPVLVCAPSNIAVDQLTEKIHQTGLKVVRLCAKSREAIDSPVSFLALHNQIRNMDSMPELQKLQQLKDETGELSSADEKRYRALKRTAERELLMNADVICCTCVGAGDPRLAKMQFRSILIDESTQATEPECMVPVVLGAKQLILVGDHCQLGPVVMCKKAAKAGLSQSLFERLVVLGIRPIRLQVQYRMHPALSAFPSNIFYEGSLQNGVTAADRVKKGFDFQWPQPDKPMFFYVTQGQEEIASSGTSYLNRTEAANVEKITTKLLKAGAKPDQIGIITPYEGQRSYLVQYMQFSGSLHTKLYQEVEIASVDAFQGREKDFIILSCVRANEHQGIGFLNDPRRLNVALTRARYGVIIVGNPKALSKQPLWNHLLNYYKEQKVLVEGPLNNLRESLMQFSKPRKLVNTINPGARFMTTAMYDAREAIIPGSVYDRSSQGRPSNMYFQTHDQIGMISAGPSHVTAMNIPIPFNLVMPPMPPPGYFGQANGPAAGRGAPKGKTGRGGRQKNRFGIPGTSQSNLPNSQASQDVVSQPFSQGPLTQGYISMSQPSQMSQPGLSQPELSQDSYLGDEFKSQIDVALSQDSTYQGERAYQHGGVTGLSQY, encoded by the exons ATGAGCGTGGAGGCGTACGGCCCCAGCTCGCAGACCCTCACCTTCCTGGACACCGAGGAGGCCGAGCTGCTCGGCGCCGACACGCAGGGCTCCGAGTTCGAGTTCACCGACTTCACCCTCCCCAGCCAGACGCAGACCCCGCCCGGGCCGGGCCAGGCGGGGCCGGCGCAGGGCCAGGGCGCCCCCGGCGCGGGGCAGGGAGCGCCGGGCCCGCTGGAAGCGCAG GTGAATGGTCCTGATGGGATCCTGCAGAACGGAGCCGTGGATGAGAACGTGGCCAAgaccagccagctcctggcagagctcaacttcgaggaggatgaggaggacactTACTACACCAAGGATCTCCCTGTGCACGCCTGCAG TTACTGTGGCATCCATGACCCTGCCTGTGTGGTTTACTGCAACACCAGCAAGAAATGGTTCTGCAACGGGCGTGGAAACACCTCTGGCAG CCACATCGTGAACCACCTGGTGAGAGCCAAGTGCAAGGAGGTGACTCTGCACAAGGACGGGCCCCTGGGCGAGACCGTCCTGGAGTGCTACAACTGCGGCTGCCGCAACGTCTTCCTGCTGGGCTTCATCCCAGCCAAGGCTGACTCCGTGGTGGTTCTGCTGTGCAG GCAGCCATGTGCCAGCCAGAGCAGCTTGAAGGACATCAACTGGGACAGTTCCCAGTGGCAGCCCCTGATCCAGGACCGCTGCTTCCTCTCCTGGCTGGTGAAGATCCCctcggagcaggagcagctccggGCCCGGCAGATCACAGCCCAGCAGATCAACAAACTGGAGGAGCTCTGGAAG GAAAATCCATCTGCAACCCTCGAGGACTTGGAAAAACCTGGTGTTGATGAGGAGCCCCAGCATGTCCTGCTTAGATACGAAGATGCTTATCAATACCAAAATATATTTGGTCCTCTGGTCAAGCTTGAGGCAGATTATGACAAGAAACTCAAGGAATCTCAG accCAAGATAACATCACAGTCAGGTGGGACCTGGGCCTGAACAAGAAGAGAATTGCTTATTTCACTTTGCCAAAGACTGATTCAG ATATGCGCCTCATGCAAGGAGATGAGATCTGCCTGAGGTACAAGGGAGACCTGGCTCCCCTCTGGAAGGGAATTGGGCATGTGATCAAAGTTCCTGATA ATTATGGTGATGAGATAGCCATCGAGCTGAGGAGCAGCGTGGGAGCTCCCGTGGAGGTCACTCACAACTTCCAGGTGGACTTTGTGTGGAAATCCACTTCCTTCGACAG GATGCAGAGTGCTCTGAAGACGTTTGCAGTGGACGAGACCTCGGTGTCTGGGTACATTTACCACAAACTGCTGGGCCACGAGGTGGAAGATGTCATCATCAAATGCCAGCTGCCAAAACGCTTCACAGCCCAGGGCCTCCCTGATCTCAACCACTCTCAG gtTTATGCTGTCAAGACCGTCCTGCAGCGTCCTCTGAGCCTTATCCAGGgtccccctggcactgggaaaaCAGTGACATCAGCCACCATCGTGTATCACCTGGCCAGGCAGGGCAATGG GCCTGTGCTGGTGTGTGCCCCCAGCAACATCGCTGTGGATCAGCTGACAGAGAAGATCCACCAGACTGGCCTCAAGGTGGTTCGTCTGTGTGCCAAGAGCCGTGAGGCCATCGACTCCCCCGTGTccttcctggccctgcacaaccagatcaggaacatggacag CATGCCAGAGCTTcagaagctgcagcagctcaaggaTGAGACTGGAGAGCTTTCCTCTGCTGACGAGAAGCGGTACCGGGCGCTGAAGCGCACGGCGGAGCGGGAGCTGCTGATG AACGCTGATGTGATCTGCTGCACgtgtgtgggagctggagacCCCAGGCTGGCCAAGATGCAGTTCCGCTCCATCCTCATCGACGAGAGCACGCAGGCCACCGAGCCGGAGTGCATGGTGCCCGTGGTGCTGGGGGCCAAGCAG CTGATCCTGGTGGGTGACCACTGCCAGCTGGGGCCCGTGGTGATGTGCAAGAAGGCAGCCAAGGCGGGGCTGTCGCAGTCGCTGTTTGAGCggctggtggtgctgggcaTCCGGCCCATCCGGCTGCAGGTGCAGTACCGCATGCACCCCGCGCTCAGCGCCTTCCCCTCCAACATCTTCTACGAGGGCTCGCTGCAGAACGGGGTCACCGCAG CTGACAGGGTGAAGAAAGGCTTTGATTTCCAGTGGCCCCAGCCTGACAAACCCATGTTCTTCTACGTgacccagggacaggaggagattGCCAGCTCGGGCACCTCTTACCTCAACAG GACGGAGGCTGCCAACGTGGAGAAGATCACCACGAAGCTGCTGAAGGCTGGGGCCAAGCCTGACCAGATTGGCATCATCACCCCCTACGAGGGGCAGCGCTCCTACCTGGTGCAGTACATGCAGTTCAGTGGCTCCCTGCACACCAAGCTCTACCAG GAAGTGGAAATTGCAAGTGTGGACGCCttccagggcagggagaaggaTTTCATCATCCTGTCCTGTGTGAGGGCCAACGAGCACCAGGGCATTGGCTTCCTCAACGACCCCAGGAGGCTCAACGTGGCCCTGACAAGAGCCAG GTACGGGGTGATCATTGTGGGGAACCCCAAAGCCCTGTCCAAGCAGCCCCTCTGGAATCACCTCCTGAATTACTACAAGGAGCAGAAGGTGCTGGTGGAGGGGCCCCTGAACAACCTGCGGGAGAGCCTCATGCAGTTCAGCAAACCCCGCAAGCTCGTCAACACCATCAACCCC GGTGCCCGTTTCATGACCACTGCCATGTATGATGCACGAGAGGCCATCATCCCTGGCTCTGTCTACGACCGCAGCAGCCAAG GGCGTCCATCCAACATGTACTTCCAAACCCACGACCAGATTGGGATGATCAGTGCTGGCCCCAGCCACGTCACTGCCATGAACATTCCCATCCCCTTCAACCTCGTCATGCCCCCGATGCCACCCCCGGGCTACTTCGGCCAGGCCAACGGCCCCGCTGCAG GCCGTGGGGCTCCCAAGGGGAAGACGGGCCGTGGCGGGCGGCAGAAAAACCGATTTGGGATTCCTGGCACCAGCCAGTCCAACCTCCCCAACAGCCAGGCCAGCCAGGACGTGGTGTCCCAGCCCTTCTCCCAGGGCCCCCTGACCCAGGGCTACATCTCCATGAGCCAGCCCTCACAGATGAGTCAGCCTGGGCTCTCCCAGCCGGAATTATCCCAG GACAGTTACCTTGGTGATGAGTTTAAATCCCAGATTGACGTGGCGCTGTCACAGGACTCAACTTACCAGGGGGAACGAGCATATCAACATGGTGGAGTGACGGGACTGTCACAGTATTAG
- the GDF1 gene encoding embryonic growth/differentiation factor 1 — MPASGRSRNPAALIELGAHQRLFVLFVRPSRAAMWLLRSLAWALLSPVLAAAPGPQERILLRSLGLSAKPSPSSPGPVPPVLWRIFHKRRTLARPGEPQSCRVEEFHVPGDIVRVFADRGRFLPEGQPPGRLCLRKLLFFNLSALEEGERLTMAQLELRFHHNSYQPASPGQVLELRLYRASPGGLPRPGRSPLVERSFVQLRKSLPLDLSAALKDGAAPGSNLALVLEISAGGDGGTPRSPCGSSDAFAATSLLLVTLGPRCRAARGRRSPPSPPLTPSPLCKPRRLYISFSDVGWENWIIAPQGYLANYCGGDCPFPLAAELNSTNHAVLQTMVHSLDPQGTPQPCCVPVRLSPISILYYDNSDNVVLRHYEDMVVDECGCR; from the exons ATGCCAGCCTCTGGCCGGAGCCGGAACCCCGCGGCGCTGATTGAGCTCGGAGCCCATCAAAGGCTCTTTGTGCTCTTTGTGCGGCCGAGCAGAGCGGCGATGTGGCTCCTCCGCAGCCTCGCCTGGGCTCTCCTGAGCCCCGTGCTGgcggccgcgcccggcccgcAGGAGCGCATCCTGCTCCGCTCGCTGGGGCTGAGCgccaagcccagccccagcagccccggcccggTGCCGCCCGTGctctggaggatcttccacaagAGGAGGACGCTGGCCCGGCCGGGCGAGCCGCAGTCCTGCCGGGTGGAGGAGTTCCATGTCCCCGGCGACATCGTGCGCGTCTTCGCTGACCGAG GCCGCTTCCTCCCCGAGGGGCAGCCCCCGGGGCGGCTGTGTCTGCGGAAGCTCCTGTTCTTCAACCTCTCCGCGCTCGAGGAGGGCGAGCGCCTGACCATGGCGCAGCTGGAGCTCCGGTTCCACCACAACTCCTACCAGCCGGCCAGCCCGGGGCAGGTTTTGGAGCTCCGGCTGTACCGGGCGTCCCCCGgggggctgccccggcccggccggagCCCGCTGGTGGAGCGCTCCTTCGTCCAGCTGCGCAAATCCCTGCCGCTGGACCTGAGCGCGGCGCTGAAGGACGGCGCGGCGCCGGGCAGCAatttggctctggtgctggagatCTCGGCCGGAGGGGACGGCGGGACCCCGCGGAGCCCCTGCGGCAGCAGCGACGCCTTCGCGGCCACCTCGCTGCTGCTGGTGACGCTGGGCCCGCGGTGCCGGGCTGCCCGCGGCAGGaggagccccccgagccccccgctGACCCCCAGCCCGCTGTGCAAGCCCCGCCGGCTCTACATCAGCTTCAGCGACGTGGGCTGGGAGAACTGGATCATCGCCCCCCAGGGCTACCTGGCCAACTACTGCGGCGGGGACTGTCCCTTCCCGCTGGCGGCCGAGCTCAACAGCACCAACCACGCCGTGCTGCAGACCATGGTGCACTCGCTGGACCCGCAGGGcaccccccagccctgctgcgtGCCCGTCCGCCTCTCCCCCATCTCCATCCTCTACTACGACAACAGCGACAACGTGGTGCTGCGCCACTACGAGGACATGGTGGTGGACGAGTGCGGCTGCAGGTAG
- the UPF1 gene encoding regulator of nonsense transcripts 1 isoform X1, with protein MSVEAYGPSSQTLTFLDTEEAELLGADTQGSEFEFTDFTLPSQTQTPPGPGQAGPAQGQGAPGAGQGAPGPLEAQVNGPDGILQNGAVDENVAKTSQLLAELNFEEDEEDTYYTKDLPVHACSYCGIHDPACVVYCNTSKKWFCNGRGNTSGSHIVNHLVRAKCKEVTLHKDGPLGETVLECYNCGCRNVFLLGFIPAKADSVVVLLCRQPCASQSSLKDINWDSSQWQPLIQDRCFLSWLVKIPSEQEQLRARQITAQQINKLEELWKENPSATLEDLEKPGVDEEPQHVLLRYEDAYQYQNIFGPLVKLEADYDKKLKESQTQDNITVRWDLGLNKKRIAYFTLPKTDSDMRLMQGDEICLRYKGDLAPLWKGIGHVIKVPDSSTDYGDEIAIELRSSVGAPVEVTHNFQVDFVWKSTSFDRMQSALKTFAVDETSVSGYIYHKLLGHEVEDVIIKCQLPKRFTAQGLPDLNHSQVYAVKTVLQRPLSLIQGPPGTGKTVTSATIVYHLARQGNGPVLVCAPSNIAVDQLTEKIHQTGLKVVRLCAKSREAIDSPVSFLALHNQIRNMDSMPELQKLQQLKDETGELSSADEKRYRALKRTAERELLMNADVICCTCVGAGDPRLAKMQFRSILIDESTQATEPECMVPVVLGAKQLILVGDHCQLGPVVMCKKAAKAGLSQSLFERLVVLGIRPIRLQVQYRMHPALSAFPSNIFYEGSLQNGVTAADRVKKGFDFQWPQPDKPMFFYVTQGQEEIASSGTSYLNRTEAANVEKITTKLLKAGAKPDQIGIITPYEGQRSYLVQYMQFSGSLHTKLYQEVEIASVDAFQGREKDFIILSCVRANEHQGIGFLNDPRRLNVALTRARYGVIIVGNPKALSKQPLWNHLLNYYKEQKVLVEGPLNNLRESLMQFSKPRKLVNTINPGARFMTTAMYDAREAIIPGSVYDRSSQGRPSNMYFQTHDQIGMISAGPSHVTAMNIPIPFNLVMPPMPPPGYFGQANGPAAGRGAPKGKTGRGGRQKNRFGIPGTSQSNLPNSQASQDVVSQPFSQGPLTQGYISMSQPSQMSQPGLSQPELSQDSYLGDEFKSQIDVALSQDSTYQGERAYQHGGVTGLSQY; from the exons ATGAGCGTGGAGGCGTACGGCCCCAGCTCGCAGACCCTCACCTTCCTGGACACCGAGGAGGCCGAGCTGCTCGGCGCCGACACGCAGGGCTCCGAGTTCGAGTTCACCGACTTCACCCTCCCCAGCCAGACGCAGACCCCGCCCGGGCCGGGCCAGGCGGGGCCGGCGCAGGGCCAGGGCGCCCCCGGCGCGGGGCAGGGAGCGCCGGGCCCGCTGGAAGCGCAG GTGAATGGTCCTGATGGGATCCTGCAGAACGGAGCCGTGGATGAGAACGTGGCCAAgaccagccagctcctggcagagctcaacttcgaggaggatgaggaggacactTACTACACCAAGGATCTCCCTGTGCACGCCTGCAG TTACTGTGGCATCCATGACCCTGCCTGTGTGGTTTACTGCAACACCAGCAAGAAATGGTTCTGCAACGGGCGTGGAAACACCTCTGGCAG CCACATCGTGAACCACCTGGTGAGAGCCAAGTGCAAGGAGGTGACTCTGCACAAGGACGGGCCCCTGGGCGAGACCGTCCTGGAGTGCTACAACTGCGGCTGCCGCAACGTCTTCCTGCTGGGCTTCATCCCAGCCAAGGCTGACTCCGTGGTGGTTCTGCTGTGCAG GCAGCCATGTGCCAGCCAGAGCAGCTTGAAGGACATCAACTGGGACAGTTCCCAGTGGCAGCCCCTGATCCAGGACCGCTGCTTCCTCTCCTGGCTGGTGAAGATCCCctcggagcaggagcagctccggGCCCGGCAGATCACAGCCCAGCAGATCAACAAACTGGAGGAGCTCTGGAAG GAAAATCCATCTGCAACCCTCGAGGACTTGGAAAAACCTGGTGTTGATGAGGAGCCCCAGCATGTCCTGCTTAGATACGAAGATGCTTATCAATACCAAAATATATTTGGTCCTCTGGTCAAGCTTGAGGCAGATTATGACAAGAAACTCAAGGAATCTCAG accCAAGATAACATCACAGTCAGGTGGGACCTGGGCCTGAACAAGAAGAGAATTGCTTATTTCACTTTGCCAAAGACTGATTCAG ATATGCGCCTCATGCAAGGAGATGAGATCTGCCTGAGGTACAAGGGAGACCTGGCTCCCCTCTGGAAGGGAATTGGGCATGTGATCAAAGTTCCTGATA GTTCTACAGATTATGGTGATGAGATAGCCATCGAGCTGAGGAGCAGCGTGGGAGCTCCCGTGGAGGTCACTCACAACTTCCAGGTGGACTTTGTGTGGAAATCCACTTCCTTCGACAG GATGCAGAGTGCTCTGAAGACGTTTGCAGTGGACGAGACCTCGGTGTCTGGGTACATTTACCACAAACTGCTGGGCCACGAGGTGGAAGATGTCATCATCAAATGCCAGCTGCCAAAACGCTTCACAGCCCAGGGCCTCCCTGATCTCAACCACTCTCAG gtTTATGCTGTCAAGACCGTCCTGCAGCGTCCTCTGAGCCTTATCCAGGgtccccctggcactgggaaaaCAGTGACATCAGCCACCATCGTGTATCACCTGGCCAGGCAGGGCAATGG GCCTGTGCTGGTGTGTGCCCCCAGCAACATCGCTGTGGATCAGCTGACAGAGAAGATCCACCAGACTGGCCTCAAGGTGGTTCGTCTGTGTGCCAAGAGCCGTGAGGCCATCGACTCCCCCGTGTccttcctggccctgcacaaccagatcaggaacatggacag CATGCCAGAGCTTcagaagctgcagcagctcaaggaTGAGACTGGAGAGCTTTCCTCTGCTGACGAGAAGCGGTACCGGGCGCTGAAGCGCACGGCGGAGCGGGAGCTGCTGATG AACGCTGATGTGATCTGCTGCACgtgtgtgggagctggagacCCCAGGCTGGCCAAGATGCAGTTCCGCTCCATCCTCATCGACGAGAGCACGCAGGCCACCGAGCCGGAGTGCATGGTGCCCGTGGTGCTGGGGGCCAAGCAG CTGATCCTGGTGGGTGACCACTGCCAGCTGGGGCCCGTGGTGATGTGCAAGAAGGCAGCCAAGGCGGGGCTGTCGCAGTCGCTGTTTGAGCggctggtggtgctgggcaTCCGGCCCATCCGGCTGCAGGTGCAGTACCGCATGCACCCCGCGCTCAGCGCCTTCCCCTCCAACATCTTCTACGAGGGCTCGCTGCAGAACGGGGTCACCGCAG CTGACAGGGTGAAGAAAGGCTTTGATTTCCAGTGGCCCCAGCCTGACAAACCCATGTTCTTCTACGTgacccagggacaggaggagattGCCAGCTCGGGCACCTCTTACCTCAACAG GACGGAGGCTGCCAACGTGGAGAAGATCACCACGAAGCTGCTGAAGGCTGGGGCCAAGCCTGACCAGATTGGCATCATCACCCCCTACGAGGGGCAGCGCTCCTACCTGGTGCAGTACATGCAGTTCAGTGGCTCCCTGCACACCAAGCTCTACCAG GAAGTGGAAATTGCAAGTGTGGACGCCttccagggcagggagaaggaTTTCATCATCCTGTCCTGTGTGAGGGCCAACGAGCACCAGGGCATTGGCTTCCTCAACGACCCCAGGAGGCTCAACGTGGCCCTGACAAGAGCCAG GTACGGGGTGATCATTGTGGGGAACCCCAAAGCCCTGTCCAAGCAGCCCCTCTGGAATCACCTCCTGAATTACTACAAGGAGCAGAAGGTGCTGGTGGAGGGGCCCCTGAACAACCTGCGGGAGAGCCTCATGCAGTTCAGCAAACCCCGCAAGCTCGTCAACACCATCAACCCC GGTGCCCGTTTCATGACCACTGCCATGTATGATGCACGAGAGGCCATCATCCCTGGCTCTGTCTACGACCGCAGCAGCCAAG GGCGTCCATCCAACATGTACTTCCAAACCCACGACCAGATTGGGATGATCAGTGCTGGCCCCAGCCACGTCACTGCCATGAACATTCCCATCCCCTTCAACCTCGTCATGCCCCCGATGCCACCCCCGGGCTACTTCGGCCAGGCCAACGGCCCCGCTGCAG GCCGTGGGGCTCCCAAGGGGAAGACGGGCCGTGGCGGGCGGCAGAAAAACCGATTTGGGATTCCTGGCACCAGCCAGTCCAACCTCCCCAACAGCCAGGCCAGCCAGGACGTGGTGTCCCAGCCCTTCTCCCAGGGCCCCCTGACCCAGGGCTACATCTCCATGAGCCAGCCCTCACAGATGAGTCAGCCTGGGCTCTCCCAGCCGGAATTATCCCAG GACAGTTACCTTGGTGATGAGTTTAAATCCCAGATTGACGTGGCGCTGTCACAGGACTCAACTTACCAGGGGGAACGAGCATATCAACATGGTGGAGTGACGGGACTGTCACAGTATTAG